A single region of the Nicotiana sylvestris chromosome 6, ASM39365v2, whole genome shotgun sequence genome encodes:
- the LOC104244967 gene encoding uncharacterized protein: MAYRRRVLGIFHRRRLHPSPLRRPLCAMLSRIRDAYIQKTDETMVADGPISPSTIPTSTTHNHATAHPAIKRQRDEDYPNSVSGRDGMRLRPVCVCLTTCCFKWFKNSIHVSWLSLAQMAKASGNISPLASTTTAINNLISYFP; the protein is encoded by the exons atggcttaTCGTCGACGGGTGCTGGGGATCTTTCACAGACgtag gcttcatCCTAGCCCGTTACGGAGGCCACTTTGTGCGATGTTGAGCAGGATACGAGATGCTTATATTCAGAAGACCGACGAGACCAtg GTTGCTGATGGACCGATATCCCCTTCTACCATTCCTACCAGCACTACTCACAATCATGCTACAGCGCATCCTGCGATAAAGAGGCAACGTGATGAGGATTATCCTAATAGCGTATCCGGGCGGgatgggatgcgcctcaggccagttTGTGTTTGTTTGACAACGTgttgcttcaagtggttcaaaaatagcatccacgtctcttggctttcattggcacaGATGGCAAAGGCTAGTGGAAATATTTCTCCATTGGCATCTACTACAACTGCGATCAacaacttaatatcatactttccatag